AGTCGACGCGCAGCGGTTCGCGGCCGTCGCCGATGCCGGCAAGCTCCAGCACGTCGCCCGCGGCCACCTTCACGCCGTCGAGCGTGTACGTGGCCCGGCTGGCAAGGTTCGCCAGCGTGCTGCCGGCGCTGCTGTCCCAATCGAAGCTGGCGAGGACACTGCCGTTGAGCAGCACGTCGAGCCTCGACACGCCGTCGGTCTCGTCGAAATAGCCGATGGTCAGATCGAAGGTGCCGCCCTGCGTCAGCGTATAGCTGGCGCGCGCCTCCTGCGCGGAGTTGGAATGTTGCAGCACCGCGCCTCCCGAGGCCGCGCCGTTCTGCGCGATCTCGAAGCCCGAGAGGATGGTGAAATCTTCCGCCTCCATCCGCGTGGTCTCTCCGGTGGGCGGAACGGCCGTACTGGCGGTGACATCAAGGTAGTCGGTGCGCAGCGGCTCGCCGAGGTTGGCCGCGCCGCTCAGCTCCAGCACGTCCCCCGGAGCCAGCAGGACACCTGCGATCATATGCTCGGCCTTGCTGGCGGCGGTGACGATGGCGGTGCCGGCGAGCGAGTCCCAATCGAAAGCGTCGATCACCGCGCCGTTCAGCAGGACCTCGAGATGCGACACGCCGTCGGTCTCGTCCATGTAGCCGACCGTCAGGTCGTAGAGCCCGGCCAGGCCCGAGAACACGCCCCCCGCCTGCGAACTGGACGCGGTCGCCGCGAGCACCGCCTGTCCCGAGGCGTGCGGATTGCTGGCGATCTCAAAGCCGCCGGCGATGCCGAGTGCCTCGGCTTCGGTGCGCCCCGTCGAGATCGGAGCGGACAGGAATACATCGGGGAACGAGAAAACGGCTTCAACAAAAGGGTTACCGGGCATGATGAACCTCCCCTCATGAAAAGCTATATTTGAATTCCATATTATGAATATGTAATTCAACCTGTCCGAGTCCCTCCCGCCGGTCAAGGTGGCAGCTTGTGTCAGGCGGACAGCGCATGGCGTGCAGCTCCCGAGATGCGCAGGTCCCGTCCGTCCGTCGCTGCTGGAGAAACCAACGGGCGGGCGGTTGCGTGTTGGGCATCGTGAAGCGATGTGGCGGACGGCCCTTCCACCCTCGCGCCCGAGAGGCATGCTAGACCTGCGATTTTAATAAGAGGCCCCCAGCACATGGATCAAGCTCAGCCCAGTCCCACCGCGCGGGGCGCACCAAGCGCGCCTCGCGTCACCCGGCATAGACTGCACGCTGCACGTGCGGGTAAGGGCGACAGGACTCCAAGTGCCTGGGCCAGCCCTTCAGGCAAGGCGATTTTCTATGGAATTGGCTCGGGACCGATCGCTTAGCCCCGCTTGAACGACAGCTGTCGGGATGTGAACCGGGCGGGGCTAAGTCCGGTTGCTGCGCACAGCGGAAGAGAGCACTCGCATGGGTCCCGCGATTTGCGCCGGTGATTCCATATTGAGGGTTCGTAGATGCACGAGCTGTAAACCGCGTCTTTCTGGGTCAGCATCAACTCGCTGATTTAAGGTGCTTGTCGGCGGGCTTGCGTGGAGGGAACTGATGCCGCGGCTTGCGGGAGGTTGCTGACGGGGGCAGTATCAAAGCCTCATTTTTGGAAGCTGCGTGTCAGCTAATCGCGAAAACATTTCAGGGAGAAATTCTATGAGCGTCAGGGTTAGTAAGAAGGTAAAGGGCGGCAATATCTCGGTGGGAAGTGGCGGCAACCACGCGAAAGTGGGGGGCAAAGTTGGAAGTGTGAACGTCGGCAAGAAGGGCGTCACAGCGCGTGTCAAGATTCCCGGAACTGGGATCAGCGTGAACAAGAAGATCAAGTGAGCTATCGGAACCGCGTTGGCTTGATCAGAGCGAACCCGTGTACTGACGACGCGTCACATGTGGGCGCGCAGGCGAACGATCATGGTGGGCCGGAACACGGCGACAAAGACTGGGAGGTGCTCTAGGACGGGCGCCCGGTCGGTCGCATCTACGCGACCATGCTCCGCGACCCAGACCGCAGCTGGATGTCGTTCGTGCAGGTCGGCCAGCTGGCGCATGGCTACGCGAAGAACATGGAGGCTGCCTTAGAGCAGGCGCCGCGGCGGTTGGGCCGATCCGGGTTTGTTGGACAGGGGCCGTTCGGCCGCTCGCAGCCCTAACTCGCCCTTCGCTTGGAAGTGCCTTGCCCAGCGAAGCGGACCTTCATCGCGAGAGCGGCACCGAGTAGTGTGCGGACTTTTCTGCCATTCTCGTTGACCGTTCCAAGGTCTGCTTCGACAATTCAGCGATGTCGAGGACGGTCGCTTGCGGTCACCATAAGCCATACAGATTCAGGTTGTATTGGCTTCGATGGCAGCCTCTTCTGCAAGTGTTTGCCAACGCCGCAGCGTCGCTTGGTTTTCAGTCAGCCAACGCCGCAAAGCGTCAGCAGTGACCATGCCAGCTTCGATCTCCGTACGCTGTTCATCGAAGCTACCCTGATTATCGACGGGTGACGTTGCAATCGACATTTTCAACCCCGGATTGGGCCTGACCTTCGTCGGCTTCTGCGCGTCAAACTTGGCGCCAATTGCCTGCACATCTGCTTCCAACTGTGCGCGAATGGCAGGGAGGGCGGCACCCCACCCTCCAAAGGTCACTGCGACATAGTTCGCTCGGCGCTCTGACCCTCGACCAAGTTCGTGCGCGAAGCGACGAGGTCGTATGTCTTGCGGCAGCGTCTTGAGTGTCGCAGTCTGGTCGAAGATCATTGATGTACTTTCGCGCGGACTGGCCGACTTCAACATTGAGGACCCAGGGCGAATGTCCGGCGCAACTTGCTCCAACAATGAGACATACAGCGCGTTGAAATCGCCCACGACCTTATCTGGGATAGGTGAGTAGCCTCGTCGGTGTTTGTGGATCGCTTGATCTAATACTGCTGAGCGAAACTCGTAGCGAAGGATCATGTCAGTCCCGGCCTCGTCCATCTGGTCGCGGAACCAGGCGGCGATCATCTCATATGTTACAGTGACGTCAAATTTTCCGGTGAAATTGGGGTGCTGGGCTGCATACGCTTCAGGGCACGCGATAATCATGGCTGCGCTATGGAAGCCTTCGTCCAGTATGCCTAATTCATCGCGATAGCTTTCGGCCTGATCGGGCTGTTCCGTTGCGTCCAACTTGTTCTCGATGAGCAGCGCGACGCGTGTGCCGTCCCTTTGTTCAAGCTCAACAAAGATATCAATCTCGCGTCGAGAGCGAGTACGGCGTTTGGAATGTTTGACGTCCCAGGAACGGAGC
This portion of the Salipiger sp. CCB-MM3 genome encodes:
- a CDS encoding PD-(D/E)XK nuclease family protein, which produces MTDDEFIPTLTHATERDIDLLLVEELHSAPDFLVWMAAQCGIHGQLRSWDVKHSKRRTRSRREIDIFVELEQRDGTRVALLIENKLDATEQPDQAESYRDELGILDEGFHSAAMIIACPEAYAAQHPNFTGKFDVTVTYEMIAAWFRDQMDEAGTDMILRYEFRSAVLDQAIHKHRRGYSPIPDKVVGDFNALYVSLLEQVAPDIRPGSSMLKSASPRESTSMIFDQTATLKTLPQDIRPRRFAHELGRGSERRANYVAVTFGGWGAALPAIRAQLEADVQAIGAKFDAQKPTKVRPNPGLKMSIATSPVDNQGSFDEQRTEIEAGMVTADALRRWLTENQATLRRWQTLAEEAAIEANTT